The segment AGGGGGTTGAATTTTTTATGGTTTTCATCTCAAACGATCACGCACGTTTGTCTTGTGGAACAACCCGGCCGACGGTGGCGATAGTGACGACCGTGAAGTAAATGGCGTCGGCCAGCGAGAGCCCCTCGGCCAGGATGAAGCCGAAGGTTCCCAGGGACATGGCGGCGCACAGGATGGCGAGGTAGATGCGCAGGCGGAGTCTTTCTGTCGAAGTCGTCGTCGGGACAGGTGGGGGAAGGGGGTTTCAGGGCAGACGCGACAGCATGCCATTAACGGCTAAGGATGTCATCATGAGGAGGAGGAAAAAATGGAGGGGCGCGGCGGACGGGGGCGGCGCCTCCCGGTCAGCGCAGCGCCAGTTCCACGCCGAATAGGCGGCCAGCCCGACGGCTCCGATCAACGCCGCCAGGAACGGACCTCTCTGCTCGAGGAGGGCGAAGGCGGGGAACTGCAGGGTGGTTGCCGACAGGGCCAGGCACCACAGCAGGATCAGGCGCCGGACCCGCTCGGGCGGCAGGTGGTCGAAAAGGTTGGCCATTCCGGCCCCGCGCAGGTCCTCCCGGTCGGTCCAGGCGCGCTGCAGGAAATGGGGGAT is part of the Desulfuromonas sp. genome and harbors:
- a CDS encoding ion channel → MRIYLAILCAAMSLGTFGFILAEGLSLADAIYFTVVTIATVGRVVPQDKRA